In Methanolobus chelungpuianus, a genomic segment contains:
- the xseA gene encoding exodeoxyribonuclease VII large subunit yields the protein MGIYTVSQLNEHIKQLLCQDPLLSQVWVRGEISNLTKHSSGHYYFTLKDKGSQISCVSFRSTNRSLKFEPESTMKVLIFGSLDVYTVRGQYQIHILDMRPDGIGELYKAYEQLRKKLEDEGLFDKVRKKPVPRFPQRIGIATSPTGAAVHDILHVLRRRYPVDVLLAPAIVQGEMSAPSIVKALELLNRANVDVIIVGRGGGSLEDLWSFNEESVARAIYESRVPVISAVGHETDYTIADFTADLRAPTPSAAAEMAVPDSTDLKRHISSLSQRMEKAAIRHVSDLSDRLDYLSGRIGPEKLSEFLRQNYQRVDELNVRLERHAGRVMESKRSSLGSLAGRLNAVSPLSTLERGYCIAMSIDGVRPVRSVDDVAKGESLSLKVKDGAILCSVNGITKGIVLKDKPD from the coding sequence ATGGGAATCTATACAGTTTCACAATTGAACGAGCATATCAAGCAATTGCTATGTCAGGATCCTCTGCTCAGCCAGGTCTGGGTGCGCGGTGAGATATCGAACCTCACAAAGCACAGCTCCGGTCATTACTATTTCACCCTGAAGGATAAGGGCAGCCAGATAAGCTGCGTCAGTTTCAGGTCAACCAACCGTTCCCTCAAATTCGAGCCCGAGTCCACAATGAAGGTGCTGATATTCGGTTCCCTAGACGTATACACTGTGCGGGGGCAATACCAGATCCACATCCTTGATATGAGGCCCGATGGCATAGGCGAGCTGTACAAGGCATACGAGCAGCTGCGTAAGAAGCTGGAGGATGAGGGCTTGTTCGATAAGGTCCGCAAGAAGCCCGTTCCCAGATTCCCGCAGAGGATAGGCATTGCCACATCTCCCACCGGTGCTGCTGTCCATGACATACTGCATGTGCTCAGGCGCAGGTATCCTGTGGATGTACTGCTGGCTCCTGCGATCGTACAGGGAGAGATGTCCGCCCCGAGCATTGTGAAAGCCCTGGAGCTCCTCAACAGGGCAAATGTGGATGTCATCATCGTAGGCAGGGGCGGCGGCTCACTGGAGGACCTGTGGTCCTTTAATGAGGAATCGGTTGCAAGGGCAATCTATGAGTCGCGGGTTCCGGTGATATCGGCAGTGGGCCATGAGACCGACTACACGATAGCCGACTTCACGGCTGACCTGAGGGCTCCTACACCGTCAGCAGCCGCTGAGATGGCAGTTCCTGACAGTACGGACCTGAAAAGGCACATCAGTTCCCTGTCACAGCGTATGGAGAAGGCTGCAATACGACATGTTTCCGACCTTTCTGACCGGCTGGATTATCTCTCGGGCAGGATAGGTCCTGAAAAGCTTAGTGAGTTCCTGAGGCAGAACTACCAGAGAGTGGACGAGCTAAACGTCCGGCTGGAGCGCCATGCGGGAAGGGTAATGGAATCCAAGCGCTCTTCCCTGGGCAGCCTGGCAGGCCGCTTGAACGCTGTCAGTCCTCTCAGCACGCTGGAGCGCGGATACTGTATAGCGATGAGTATCGACGGGGTCAGGCCCGTCCGCAGCGTGGATGATGTGGCCAAAGGAGAATCCCTGAGCCTGAAGGTAAAGGATGGAGCCATTCTTTGTAGTGTGAATGGTATAACAAAAGGCATAGTATTGAAGGACAAGCCGGATTGA
- a CDS encoding exodeoxyribonuclease VII small subunit → MVKAKKLEKGAEDMATENAAGEGRGDIAESLEDDATFEESLEELEALVDRLERGQLLLDESLELFERGMKLARICNRKLSKAERKIEMLIEENGSLKTGPFMDE, encoded by the coding sequence ATGGTCAAGGCAAAGAAGCTTGAGAAAGGTGCGGAAGATATGGCAACAGAGAATGCTGCCGGAGAGGGCCGGGGTGATATTGCTGAGTCCCTTGAAGACGATGCCACATTCGAGGAGTCCCTGGAAGAACTGGAGGCTCTCGTGGACAGGCTTGAACGGGGCCAGTTGCTGCTGGACGAGAGCCTGGAACTGTTCGAGAGAGGCATGAAACTGGCCCGCATATGCAACCGGAAACTCTCAAAAGCAGAAAGGAAGATTGAAATGCTCATTGAAGAGAACGGCAGCCTGAAGACCGGTCCGTTCATGGATGAATGA
- the ccsA gene encoding cytochrome c biogenesis protein CcsA — MNFGMILIWVAFLTGTGATILSLAHHIRGQRRYISQSRKMEIACMLSATLSMLVLVAHLLRVNASYYYVYSHSSTDLAWYYRVSALWAGQEGSLLLWAWAILAILLLVQYTGHTKKLADTKLMNITRMVSLGIISVFLLILVLKNPFASYTLTGTGAVLTNWNPFASLYNVPYGQGMNPLLRNPWMAIHPPMLFLGYAAFTIPFAAAIANLLTKDGRWTDIARDWMRTAWLFLTLGIGLGGFWAYEVLGWGAWYWSWDPVETSSLIPWITATAFLHARTRTSQGEYGFLAPLLAIASFILVVFATFVTRSGMWASVHSWQDFSTEGMVIAIFLVILLGSSAVLLARRYFEEEDEVAT; from the coding sequence ATGAACTTTGGGATGATACTGATCTGGGTTGCCTTCCTCACAGGGACAGGGGCCACAATCCTCTCGCTTGCCCACCACATCAGAGGGCAACGGCGCTACATCAGTCAGTCCAGGAAGATGGAAATAGCATGCATGCTCTCAGCCACGCTTTCCATGCTGGTGCTGGTGGCACATCTCCTTAGAGTGAATGCATCTTACTACTACGTGTACAGCCATTCCAGCACTGACCTTGCGTGGTATTACAGGGTCTCGGCACTCTGGGCCGGGCAGGAGGGATCGCTCCTGCTCTGGGCATGGGCCATACTTGCCATACTGCTGCTGGTGCAGTACACCGGACATACAAAGAAGCTTGCTGACACGAAACTGATGAACATCACCAGAATGGTGTCCCTTGGAATAATATCCGTGTTCCTGCTGATACTGGTGCTGAAGAATCCCTTCGCAAGCTACACCCTCACAGGCACAGGCGCGGTGCTCACTAACTGGAATCCTTTTGCCAGTTTATACAATGTACCCTACGGCCAAGGTATGAACCCCCTGCTGCGCAATCCATGGATGGCCATACACCCGCCAATGCTGTTCCTGGGTTATGCGGCCTTTACAATACCCTTTGCTGCAGCCATTGCAAACCTCCTGACAAAGGATGGGAGATGGACAGATATCGCAAGGGACTGGATGCGCACAGCGTGGCTCTTCCTCACTTTGGGGATCGGGCTCGGTGGTTTCTGGGCATATGAAGTATTAGGCTGGGGAGCATGGTACTGGTCATGGGATCCAGTGGAAACCTCGTCCCTCATTCCCTGGATAACCGCGACTGCTTTCCTGCATGCGAGGACGCGCACATCCCAGGGAGAATATGGTTTTCTCGCACCCCTGCTGGCGATAGCGTCATTCATACTTGTGGTGTTCGCCACCTTCGTGACCCGCAGCGGCATGTGGGCCTCGGTCCACTCCTGGCAGGACTTCAGTACAGAGGGAATGGTGATTGCGATCTTCCTTGTGATCCTGCTGGGAAGCAGTGCGGTCCTGCTGGCCAGGCGCTACTTTGAAGAGGAGGATGAAGTTGCAACTTAA
- a CDS encoding cytochrome c-type biogenesis CcmF C-terminal domain-containing protein produces MLATVVVFLLLAAIILVGMLTPLIAKLGTGTEIRLEPSYFNARTALPTAALVVLLSVCMLAGYLGQRNTLTVVGGYIALAAFFAFISPFRNLAIDISVPIIALAVFATIYKIGKALKKDSFRATARSVSAHLIHLGILFILLGIVLSANMKMEGSNTVSSGNIGHFPGQDYAIRVNSMNSYYSGDPYQNYPGSSYITEVNLDIYRKGAYFQEGQVQYVTDFKWGQSYTTTYIHRSLTEELFIAPRAISLQKGEIDLYMRTVPYINFLWGGFYLMVVGIIALIAADFGTTRKTQEKPTKSRKNGTKGGSR; encoded by the coding sequence ATGCTTGCTACTGTTGTCGTCTTCCTGCTTCTGGCGGCTATAATATTAGTCGGCATGTTAACGCCGTTAATTGCGAAACTGGGCACCGGGACAGAGATACGTCTCGAACCTTCTTATTTTAATGCCAGGACAGCCCTGCCCACCGCAGCCCTCGTGGTGCTGCTCAGCGTCTGCATGCTGGCAGGCTACCTCGGGCAAAGGAACACCCTGACCGTAGTGGGAGGTTACATTGCACTGGCAGCATTCTTTGCATTCATATCTCCCTTCAGGAATCTGGCAATAGATATCTCAGTTCCCATTATCGCGCTTGCGGTCTTTGCCACTATTTACAAGATAGGGAAAGCGCTTAAGAAGGATTCTTTCAGGGCTACTGCCAGGAGTGTCAGCGCCCACCTGATACACCTCGGGATACTGTTCATCCTGCTGGGGATCGTTCTGAGCGCCAATATGAAAATGGAAGGGTCCAATACGGTCAGTTCCGGTAACATAGGGCATTTCCCCGGACAGGACTATGCCATCAGGGTGAATAGCATGAACTCCTATTATTCCGGGGACCCGTATCAGAACTACCCGGGCTCATCCTACATCACGGAGGTCAACCTTGATATCTACAGGAAAGGAGCTTATTTCCAGGAAGGTCAGGTGCAATACGTCACTGATTTCAAGTGGGGGCAGAGTTATACCACCACCTACATCCACCGTAGCCTCACAGAAGAGCTGTTCATTGCCCCAAGGGCCATCAGCCTCCAGAAAGGGGAAATTGACCTGTATATGAGGACCGTACCCTACATTAACTTTCTCTGGGGCGGCTTCTACCTGATGGTGGTAGGCATCATCGCGCTCATTGCAGCAGATTTCGGCACCACAAGGAAGACACAGGAAAAGCCCACAAAAAGCAGGAAGAATGGAACAAAGGGAGGATCACGATGA
- a CDS encoding CDP-2,3-bis-(O-geranylgeranyl)-sn-glycerol synthase has translation MIEILVTALWLMLPAYIPNSSAAVFGGGRPLDGGKTLKDGRRILGDGKTYRGLIAGTLCGMLLGLLQMYYLSRQDTMFGVTLPSFGELPGALVVIFTLAFGALIGDLSMSFVKRRLGLKRGAPLPVVDQLDFVLGAWVLTYLVSPGWFTASFSFYVALAVIIVTPLLHVSTNIVGYLIGVKKEPW, from the coding sequence ATGATAGAGATACTGGTTACTGCCCTGTGGCTTATGCTTCCGGCATATATCCCGAATTCATCTGCTGCTGTCTTTGGCGGCGGAAGACCCCTTGATGGCGGAAAGACGCTCAAGGACGGGCGTCGCATACTTGGTGACGGCAAGACCTACCGCGGCCTCATTGCAGGCACCCTTTGTGGCATGCTGCTCGGCCTGCTTCAGATGTACTACCTGTCAAGGCAGGATACAATGTTCGGAGTAACGCTGCCATCCTTTGGTGAGCTTCCCGGAGCCCTTGTGGTTATCTTCACACTGGCCTTCGGAGCACTTATCGGGGACCTTTCCATGAGTTTTGTCAAGCGCAGGCTGGGGCTGAAAAGGGGAGCTCCTCTGCCGGTTGTCGACCAGCTTGACTTCGTGCTTGGCGCATGGGTGCTGACATACCTGGTCTCTCCCGGATGGTTCACAGCCAGTTTCAGTTTTTACGTGGCACTTGCAGTGATCATTGTCACTCCTTTGCTGCACGTCTCTACAAACATTGTCGGCTATCTCATAGGAGTAAAGAAGGAGCCCTGGTGA
- the pyrE gene encoding orotate phosphoribosyltransferase has protein sequence MPGSENSKQLLIDALKACGAVRFGDFTLASGKKSTYYIDIKKASTDPGTLRTIAQEASKIIKDMQADSVGGVVLGGVPLATAVSLESGLPLLLIRKEDKGYGTGGRFVGELRQGSRVLLLEDVTTSGGSVKDAIEAIRASGGEVETVITVVDRESGATESLASMGVRLVPLVRASDLVSTA, from the coding sequence ATGCCGGGTTCGGAAAACAGCAAACAGTTACTTATCGATGCGCTCAAGGCCTGTGGCGCTGTCAGGTTCGGGGATTTCACGCTTGCCTCCGGAAAAAAAAGTACATACTATATAGATATCAAGAAAGCAAGCACGGATCCAGGGACCCTGAGAACCATTGCTCAGGAGGCCTCAAAGATCATAAAAGATATGCAGGCAGACAGTGTAGGCGGAGTTGTGCTCGGAGGAGTCCCGCTGGCTACTGCAGTGTCCCTTGAATCAGGGCTTCCGCTCCTGCTGATCCGCAAGGAGGATAAAGGATATGGCACAGGCGGGCGCTTTGTAGGTGAGCTCAGGCAGGGCTCCCGGGTACTGCTGCTGGAAGATGTGACCACCAGCGGCGGGTCAGTAAAGGATGCAATAGAGGCCATACGCGCGAGCGGAGGCGAGGTGGAGACTGTTATAACTGTCGTTGACAGGGAATCCGGAGCTACGGAAAGCTTGGCTTCCATGGGTGTGAGACTTGTGCCACTTGTGAGGGCAAGCGATCTGGTGAGCACTGCGTAG
- the purD gene encoding phosphoribosylamine--glycine ligase — MNVLIVGGGGREHAITAALARSSKNPSLFAVMSKKNPGIAGLCKDFLLSKETDVEKVVEFAVRKNAEIAVIGPEAPLSMGLADALENAGIRVAAPRKAVAQIEFNKGWARNFMKDNGIAGCPAFEVFTEKGPMDQFIEKLGDVAIKPAGLTGGKGVKVMGDQLPHLTAAMEYAASLLASGSVVVEENLKGEEFTLQAFVDGEHLAFMPTVQDHKRAFEGDLGPNTGGMGSYNDAGEILPFLVKEDVEQAKQIMLDTVKALRKVTGIGYKGALYGQFMITKDGPKVIEFNARFGDPEAMNVLSLLDTDYVDVLYAIVSGTLDKFDVKFSRKATVCKYAVPAGYPDKPTSDREVIVGDIGDALLFYSSVYEDDGKVYTTGSRAVAVVGIADTIAEAEKAAQHALDNIKGDLHSRRDIGTAGLIQKRIDHMKKIRGK, encoded by the coding sequence ATGAATGTTTTAATAGTAGGTGGTGGCGGGAGGGAACACGCCATCACGGCAGCACTGGCAAGGAGCAGCAAGAACCCCTCACTCTTTGCAGTGATGTCAAAGAAGAATCCCGGAATTGCAGGGCTTTGCAAGGATTTCCTTCTCTCAAAGGAAACTGATGTTGAGAAGGTAGTGGAGTTTGCAGTCAGGAAAAATGCAGAGATAGCAGTTATAGGGCCCGAGGCTCCTCTCTCAATGGGCCTCGCCGACGCGCTGGAGAATGCCGGCATCAGGGTGGCCGCCCCGAGAAAGGCAGTGGCGCAGATAGAATTCAATAAGGGCTGGGCCCGCAATTTCATGAAGGATAACGGGATAGCAGGCTGTCCGGCATTCGAGGTCTTCACGGAAAAGGGGCCAATGGACCAATTCATTGAGAAGCTTGGCGATGTCGCGATCAAGCCAGCGGGTCTTACGGGCGGAAAAGGCGTGAAGGTCATGGGAGACCAGCTGCCTCACCTGACCGCTGCCATGGAATACGCAGCAAGCCTGCTTGCATCCGGCAGCGTGGTCGTGGAGGAGAACCTTAAGGGCGAGGAGTTCACCCTGCAGGCCTTTGTAGACGGAGAGCACCTGGCTTTCATGCCCACGGTGCAGGACCACAAGCGTGCCTTTGAGGGCGACCTTGGGCCCAATACCGGCGGCATGGGCTCTTACAATGATGCGGGAGAGATACTGCCTTTCCTTGTGAAGGAAGATGTTGAGCAGGCAAAGCAGATAATGCTGGATACCGTGAAGGCCCTGCGCAAGGTCACGGGTATCGGCTACAAGGGCGCATTGTACGGCCAGTTCATGATCACGAAGGATGGCCCGAAAGTAATAGAGTTCAATGCCCGCTTCGGCGACCCCGAGGCGATGAACGTGCTGTCTCTGCTGGATACCGATTATGTGGATGTCCTGTATGCTATCGTTTCGGGGACCCTTGACAAGTTTGACGTGAAGTTCAGCAGGAAGGCTACCGTGTGCAAGTATGCAGTGCCTGCAGGCTACCCGGACAAGCCTACAAGCGACAGGGAGGTCATCGTTGGCGACATAGGCGATGCACTGCTCTTCTATTCAAGTGTCTATGAGGATGACGGCAAAGTCTATACCACGGGCTCAAGGGCGGTAGCGGTCGTTGGCATTGCAGATACCATTGCTGAGGCTGAGAAGGCCGCACAGCATGCTCTGGACAATATCAAAGGGGACCTGCATTCCAGGCGTGATATCGGCACTGCAGGACTTATACAGAAGCGCATCGATCATATGAAGAAGATCCGCGGCAAGTGA
- the argF gene encoding ornithine carbamoyltransferase — protein sequence MKHLISMSDLTQEEIIALLDVATDLKEKRAKGKVTDLLKNKSIGMIFEKSSTRTRVSFEVAMNDLGGHALYLNPRDMQLGRGETIGDTAKVLSRYLYCIVARVYSHDTVTELALHSDVPVINALSDREHPCQILADLMTIREYKNRLKGLKFAWVGDGNNVCNSAILGCTLVGMEVAVACPPGYEPYPEIVKHAKRLGGKVTVTNSPAEAAKNADILYTDVWVSMGDEDERDKRLTDLAPYQINTKLVNQAKHDVIVMHCLPAHRGEEISAEVMDGPHSVVFDQAENRLHSQKALLLKLMAC from the coding sequence ATGAAACATCTCATTTCAATGTCTGACCTTACTCAGGAGGAGATCATAGCTCTCCTGGATGTGGCTACAGACCTGAAGGAAAAGCGTGCAAAAGGCAAGGTCACAGACCTGCTGAAGAACAAGAGCATAGGAATGATCTTCGAGAAGTCTTCAACACGTACCAGGGTCTCTTTCGAGGTTGCCATGAACGACCTCGGAGGGCATGCGCTCTACCTGAACCCGCGGGACATGCAGCTTGGCCGCGGGGAGACGATCGGGGATACTGCTAAAGTGCTCTCCAGATACCTCTACTGCATAGTTGCAAGGGTGTACAGCCACGACACAGTGACTGAGCTGGCGCTCCATTCGGATGTGCCGGTGATCAATGCTCTCTCAGACAGGGAGCACCCCTGCCAGATCCTTGCGGACCTGATGACCATCCGCGAGTACAAGAACAGGCTCAAGGGCCTGAAATTCGCCTGGGTCGGCGACGGGAACAACGTATGCAATTCCGCCATCCTCGGCTGCACACTGGTAGGGATGGAGGTTGCCGTTGCCTGCCCGCCCGGATATGAGCCCTACCCTGAGATTGTGAAGCATGCCAAGCGCCTTGGCGGTAAGGTCACAGTGACCAACAGCCCTGCAGAGGCTGCGAAGAACGCGGACATCCTCTACACTGACGTCTGGGTGTCCATGGGAGATGAGGACGAGCGCGATAAGCGTCTCACGGACCTTGCCCCCTACCAGATAAACACGAAGCTCGTCAACCAGGCAAAACATGATGTTATCGTGATGCACTGCCTGCCTGCCCACCGCGGCGAGGAGATCTCCGCAGAGGTTATGGACGGCCCTCACTCGGTGGTATTCGACCAGGCCGAGAACCGCCTGCACAGCCAGAAAGCCCTCCTGCTCAAACTGATGGCCTGCTGA
- a CDS encoding flavodoxin family protein gives MKVIAINGSPRKEGNTAALLKELLSGLEDEGVETELMHIGGKKVHGCTACMKCFEMKNGQCVFDDDPINECIAKMREADGIVIGSPTYFADVSTEVKALIDRAGFVSMANGGFLARKAGAAVVAVRRAGAIHAYDSINHLFGISNMITVGSSYWNLGVGLSPGDVIDDAEGMQTMRNLASNMAWLLKRIHNP, from the coding sequence ATGAAAGTAATAGCAATAAACGGCAGCCCCCGGAAAGAGGGCAACACCGCCGCCCTCCTGAAAGAGCTTCTTTCGGGTCTTGAGGACGAGGGCGTGGAGACGGAGCTCATGCACATAGGCGGGAAGAAGGTTCATGGATGCACAGCGTGCATGAAATGCTTTGAGATGAAGAACGGGCAGTGCGTGTTCGATGACGACCCGATCAACGAGTGCATCGCGAAAATGAGGGAGGCTGACGGGATCGTTATCGGATCGCCGACCTATTTTGCAGATGTGTCTACCGAGGTCAAGGCGCTGATCGACCGCGCGGGGTTCGTGTCAATGGCAAATGGCGGCTTCCTTGCGAGGAAGGCGGGGGCTGCGGTGGTGGCCGTGCGCCGGGCAGGGGCGATACATGCTTACGATTCCATCAACCATCTATTCGGGATATCCAATATGATCACCGTGGGCTCTTCCTACTGGAACCTGGGCGTGGGGCTCAGTCCGGGGGATGTGATCGATGATGCGGAAGGCATGCAGACCATGAGGAACCTGGCCTCCAATATGGCGTGGCTGCTGAAGAGGATTCATAATCCTTAG
- a CDS encoding glutathione-independent formaldehyde dehydrogenase, with protein sequence MLYGEGAFSRCRSLYHVWGGTIRAVVYKGPEKVAVEEVDDPKIEHPADAIIRLTSTAICGSDLHMYEGRTVEKPGKILGHEPLGVIEEVGSAVYSYKKGDRVVVNFNVACGHCMNCVMGFPSACLTIRSETAGGAFGYAKMGKYAGAQAEKLRVPFADFNCTKLPGKPNDKWEHDFVMLADIFPTGFFATKLAFVMPGFPVAVFGAGPVGLLAAYSAILQGAGQVFVVDHIPERLKLAKSIGAIPIDFTMSDPVAQIEALRAEFSVVDTLLPGEEKIESLMSSISKLAGSAGIQLDVDRSDPVKVIQALRAVNPMVAQSLLPGEEKMKGVMSGIDAVGYQALDRDDPSRENPTQVISDLVRLINPTGHLALIGVYTADDPGAANAHARKGEFMLPLGELWEKGMTVGTGQTPVKNFIILLRDLIIAGKANPGFIVSHRISFDEVPDAYRKFARREGGYTKVIIDPAK encoded by the coding sequence ATGCTGTATGGGGAAGGCGCTTTCAGCAGGTGCCGGAGCCTGTATCATGTATGGGGTGGTACTATAAGAGCTGTTGTTTACAAAGGACCTGAGAAGGTAGCCGTAGAGGAAGTGGATGACCCGAAAATAGAGCATCCGGCAGATGCCATAATCCGGCTGACCTCCACTGCCATCTGCGGAAGCGACCTTCACATGTATGAAGGCAGGACCGTCGAAAAGCCCGGCAAGATACTTGGCCACGAGCCGCTGGGAGTGATAGAGGAAGTCGGCAGCGCCGTCTATTCTTACAAGAAGGGCGACAGGGTGGTAGTTAATTTCAACGTGGCCTGCGGGCACTGCATGAATTGTGTCATGGGGTTCCCCAGCGCCTGTCTCACCATCAGGTCGGAGACTGCAGGAGGAGCTTTCGGGTATGCCAAGATGGGCAAATATGCGGGCGCGCAGGCGGAAAAGCTCAGGGTGCCCTTTGCCGACTTTAACTGCACCAAATTGCCGGGAAAGCCAAATGACAAGTGGGAGCATGATTTCGTAATGCTGGCCGACATCTTCCCGACCGGTTTCTTCGCCACAAAACTTGCATTTGTAATGCCCGGCTTCCCGGTAGCCGTCTTTGGCGCCGGCCCTGTGGGACTGCTGGCGGCATACTCCGCAATACTTCAGGGTGCAGGCCAGGTTTTCGTGGTGGACCACATCCCTGAGAGGCTGAAGCTGGCAAAAAGTATAGGTGCCATACCGATCGACTTCACCATGAGCGATCCTGTGGCGCAGATAGAAGCCCTCAGGGCCGAGTTCTCTGTCGTGGACACTCTGCTGCCCGGTGAGGAGAAGATTGAGAGCCTCATGTCCAGCATCTCGAAACTTGCCGGGAGTGCAGGCATCCAGCTTGACGTGGACCGGAGCGATCCTGTAAAGGTCATTCAGGCATTAAGGGCCGTGAATCCCATGGTCGCGCAGTCGCTGCTGCCTGGTGAAGAGAAAATGAAAGGGGTTATGTCCGGCATAGATGCTGTGGGATACCAGGCTCTTGACAGGGACGACCCTTCAAGGGAGAACCCCACTCAGGTAATAAGCGACCTGGTGAGGCTAATCAATCCAACCGGCCATCTTGCTTTGATCGGTGTCTACACTGCGGATGACCCGGGAGCTGCCAATGCACACGCCAGGAAGGGAGAGTTCATGCTGCCCCTCGGTGAGCTCTGGGAAAAGGGTATGACCGTGGGCACAGGCCAGACACCTGTGAAGAACTTCATAATCCTGCTCAGGGACCTGATAATTGCGGGAAAGGCCAATCCCGGTTTCATAGTAAGCCACAGGATATCCTTTGACGAGGTGCCGGATGCCTACAGGAAGTTCGCCAGGCGGGAGGGCGGCTACACCAAGGTGATAATAGACCCTGCAAAATGA
- a CDS encoding DUF421 domain-containing protein, with product MTTENIVPFDMARIFIGSTPWGFLLEVIFRTAVLFIISLVFMRLMGRRTVRQLTLFDQLIIIALGTSVGEPMVYPDTALLWGVFVIITVVLMFKLQNTLLNRSAFYQDLTLGTPRKIISNGVIDVETMGKVSTTREEVFLMLRNKSVRHLGEIEAVYIERNGSLSIYRLEPDKVIPGLTTLSDDLPGHPEHHKTNTHIPKSDYYSCYVTGETKKLEEGDMFPACRGGQWIESTEP from the coding sequence ATGACAACAGAGAATATTGTACCCTTTGACATGGCAAGGATATTCATAGGCTCCACCCCATGGGGCTTTCTTCTGGAGGTAATATTCAGGACTGCAGTACTGTTCATCATTTCTCTTGTTTTCATGCGGCTCATGGGCAGGAGGACTGTAAGGCAGCTTACCCTCTTTGACCAGCTCATAATCATAGCCCTTGGTACTTCCGTGGGTGAGCCGATGGTCTACCCGGACACGGCTCTTCTGTGGGGAGTTTTTGTGATAATTACTGTGGTCCTGATGTTCAAATTGCAGAATACCCTCCTGAACAGGAGTGCTTTTTACCAGGATCTTACCCTGGGCACGCCTCGTAAAATAATAAGCAACGGGGTAATAGATGTGGAAACGATGGGCAAGGTCTCTACAACCCGTGAAGAGGTTTTCCTCATGCTTAGGAACAAGAGCGTCAGGCACCTGGGAGAGATTGAGGCGGTGTATATTGAGAGGAACGGGAGCTTGAGCATTTACAGGCTTGAGCCCGATAAAGTGATTCCCGGCCTCACTACTCTGTCAGACGACCTGCCGGGACATCCCGAACACCACAAAACCAATACACATATTCCCAAATCTGACTACTACTCATGTTATGTTACAGGGGAAACAAAAAAGCTGGAGGAAGGTGATATGTTCCCTGCATGCAGGGGAGGTCAGTGGATAGAATCTACGGAACCATGA
- a CDS encoding nitroreductase family protein yields MIATIFIDPDTCSKCGTCLQICPMGLILKGEERIPFMPDEAGAFCSKCGNCESFCPEGAIYPEYGTRYPEIAEEVKPGITPGALGIYMRQRRSVRNYLSKMADRETIEEILDIVRYSPSGMNNQPVHWLIIHDPEKVRRLTRITIDWMRSLMNSDVQHPLKPVIPSLIAAYESGKDPICRGAPHVAVAHAAAANPIAFTDSIIALTWFELAAPAFGLGACWAGFLKIAASSCQELKEELGLPEGHEVQYAMMFGYPKYKVCSIPGREPARITWK; encoded by the coding sequence ATTATAGCCACTATCTTCATCGATCCCGACACCTGCTCGAAATGTGGCACCTGCCTGCAGATATGTCCTATGGGACTTATATTGAAAGGAGAGGAACGCATCCCATTCATGCCCGATGAGGCAGGAGCATTCTGCTCAAAATGCGGCAATTGCGAATCCTTCTGCCCTGAGGGTGCGATATACCCTGAATACGGTACCCGCTACCCGGAGATAGCCGAAGAAGTAAAGCCGGGCATCACTCCCGGAGCCCTGGGCATTTACATGCGCCAGCGCAGGTCCGTACGCAACTACCTGAGCAAAATGGCAGACAGGGAAACCATAGAGGAGATCCTTGACATCGTACGCTACTCGCCTTCCGGAATGAACAACCAGCCCGTACACTGGCTCATCATCCACGACCCGGAAAAAGTGCGCAGGCTCACCCGCATTACGATAGACTGGATGCGCAGCCTGATGAACAGCGATGTGCAGCATCCCCTTAAGCCTGTCATCCCCTCACTCATAGCTGCATATGAGAGCGGGAAGGATCCGATATGCCGGGGCGCCCCTCATGTGGCTGTCGCACATGCTGCTGCAGCAAATCCAATAGCTTTCACTGACAGCATCATTGCCCTTACATGGTTCGAGCTTGCAGCCCCCGCCTTCGGACTGGGTGCCTGCTGGGCAGGCTTCCTCAAGATAGCGGCATCCTCCTGTCAGGAGCTGAAGGAGGAGCTGGGGCTGCCGGAAGGACATGAAGTGCAGTACGCAATGATGTTCGGGTATCCTAAGTACAAGGTGTGCAGCATTCCCGGACGGGAACCTGCCAGGATCACCTGGAAATGA